The following proteins are co-located in the Acidicapsa acidisoli genome:
- a CDS encoding sugar phosphate isomerase/epimerase family protein has protein sequence MSATSRRSFLRAGAMAAAAAGALSSRGLSESGLGEPAMAAEDGKRPQIRLGVASYSFHKFDRAHVIDFMKQLNTPWLNCKDVNDHLPMTTPEATGAAVAAYKAAGIELTAAGVIYFPTTDRADIEKKFQYVTRAGLSLIAGSPTRESLPVVEEFVKQYDIRLAIHNHGPEDKQWPSPLDILKVIQPMDRRIGLCIDVGHTARTGTDPVEAIRKGGSRVFDVHMKDLADMAVKESQVAVGDGKMPVREIFAALHSMGYKGFVDLEYEIHEDDPLPGMIKSFAYMRGVLAGMGYED, from the coding sequence ATGTCTGCAACGAGTCGCAGAAGTTTCCTTCGGGCGGGGGCCATGGCAGCAGCCGCTGCGGGCGCACTTTCTTCGCGTGGATTGAGTGAGTCTGGATTAGGCGAACCGGCAATGGCCGCGGAGGACGGCAAACGTCCGCAGATCAGGCTTGGCGTTGCGAGTTACTCGTTTCACAAGTTTGACCGGGCGCATGTGATCGATTTCATGAAGCAGTTGAACACGCCCTGGCTGAACTGCAAGGACGTGAACGACCATCTGCCGATGACTACGCCGGAGGCGACGGGCGCGGCTGTGGCGGCTTACAAGGCTGCGGGCATTGAGCTGACTGCGGCGGGTGTGATCTATTTTCCGACGACGGATCGGGCGGACATCGAGAAGAAGTTTCAGTATGTGACACGGGCGGGTTTGTCGCTGATTGCGGGCAGTCCGACGCGGGAGTCGCTGCCGGTGGTGGAGGAGTTCGTCAAGCAGTATGACATTCGTCTGGCGATTCACAATCATGGGCCGGAGGACAAGCAATGGCCTTCGCCGCTGGACATTCTCAAGGTGATTCAGCCGATGGACCGGCGCATCGGCCTGTGCATCGACGTAGGGCACACGGCGCGGACTGGCACGGACCCTGTCGAGGCGATTCGCAAGGGCGGGTCGCGGGTCTTTGATGTGCACATGAAGGATCTGGCCGATATGGCGGTGAAGGAAAGCCAGGTTGCGGTGGGCGACGGCAAGATGCCGGTGCGCGAGATCTTCGCGGCGCTGCATTCGATGGGGTACAAGGGGTTTGTGGATCTCGAATATGAGATCCACGAGGATGATCCGCTGCCGGGGATGATCAAGAGCTTTGCTTATATGCGCGGTGTGCTGGCGGGGATGGGGTATGAGGATTAG
- a CDS encoding ABC transporter permease, giving the protein MFSVVQDLRLAVRQLRRSGSFTFTVILTLALGIGLNAAIFTMVDCVLLRPLGYRDADRIFGIDSRFLDEHRAIPRVGGADYVDVAGRIGGTTGALEYTAFYSGFQDGLQVGGRTLFTDIAYASPSFGQVMGVEPLAGRVFLADKPGTGDVTEPQEAMVSSAFARENFGSVAQAVGRTIGTEGQLRTVVGVMPDGFSFPGRTQVWIEAPSAPDVPSRTAYNQRAIGKLRPGVTAAMLNAQLDTLSKQLAAAYPEDKHKALEAEPLQEQIVGKIRPTLRLLMASVGVVLLIVCANITHLQLVRATKLRREVTIRTALGATRAALARRAGLEVLALAICGCGAGVLVAQPTLQLLIRLAPPEIPRLNDVRLNVDVILFSFLISLLTMAATALLPLWRSWQVDPASAMKQDAARGTESRGSGRLRQALIVGEVALTLMLSVGAVLLVRQLMAQARVDLGFAPEGLVMLDTHKIGAIARLRPEQFFGPHADPAAVQAAGQHDMHELETVLDGVRTVPGVGSVAAASGAPTTSMIPDVDYAVRGVNEFKPGAERLPNANILGVTPNYLETMRIPVLRGRGIADADRAGTEKVVVISESMARQSFAGKDPIGKQITCGWDSNGEWWTIVGVVGDVRQDSPASVPYPTIYAPISQHPHTSNDVQLMVRTRTDTRAMTAALMRYLNKQFPQVAVKGATMRENLGESQRAQRFRTLLFGGFAGVSILLAITGMYGVTAYTVAERRFEFALRFALGAQRAQVLASVLKGALTVAAVGVAGGVALSLALMRVIDSLLGEMPAFDPVSFVIAAGGVLLIALAATLQPAYRAATVEPMQVLRDE; this is encoded by the coding sequence ATGTTCAGTGTTGTGCAGGATCTTCGATTGGCGGTGAGGCAGTTGCGGCGGTCTGGGAGCTTTACTTTCACCGTCATTCTCACGCTGGCGCTGGGTATTGGGCTGAATGCCGCAATCTTTACCATGGTGGACTGTGTGCTGCTGCGGCCGCTCGGGTATCGCGATGCGGACCGGATTTTCGGGATTGATTCGCGCTTTCTTGATGAGCATCGAGCAATTCCGCGAGTGGGCGGAGCGGATTATGTGGATGTTGCCGGCAGAATTGGCGGAACTACCGGGGCGCTGGAATATACGGCCTTCTACAGCGGATTTCAGGATGGGCTTCAGGTCGGCGGGCGCACCCTATTTACGGACATTGCTTATGCCAGTCCGTCTTTCGGCCAGGTGATGGGCGTGGAGCCGCTGGCGGGGCGAGTCTTTCTTGCCGACAAGCCTGGGACGGGCGATGTGACGGAGCCGCAGGAAGCGATGGTTTCGAGCGCCTTTGCCCGGGAGAACTTTGGAAGCGTAGCGCAGGCTGTTGGGCGAACGATCGGGACCGAAGGCCAGTTGCGCACCGTGGTGGGCGTAATGCCGGATGGATTCTCGTTTCCCGGCAGGACACAGGTGTGGATTGAAGCGCCTTCCGCGCCGGATGTACCGAGCCGCACGGCCTACAACCAGCGAGCGATTGGCAAGCTGCGTCCGGGAGTGACGGCAGCGATGCTGAATGCCCAGTTGGATACGCTCTCGAAACAACTGGCCGCGGCATATCCGGAGGACAAACACAAGGCGCTGGAGGCGGAACCGCTGCAGGAACAAATCGTGGGCAAGATACGACCGACGCTGCGGCTGCTGATGGCGTCGGTGGGCGTGGTGCTGCTGATTGTCTGCGCGAACATTACACATTTGCAACTGGTGCGGGCTACGAAGCTGCGCCGCGAGGTGACGATTCGCACTGCGCTGGGAGCAACCCGCGCTGCTCTGGCTCGGCGCGCCGGGCTGGAAGTGCTTGCGCTGGCTATTTGCGGCTGCGGCGCGGGCGTGCTCGTGGCGCAGCCGACGTTGCAACTGCTGATCCGGCTGGCGCCGCCGGAGATTCCGCGCCTGAATGATGTGCGGCTCAATGTAGATGTGATCCTGTTCTCATTTTTGATCAGCTTGCTGACGATGGCGGCGACGGCGCTGCTGCCGCTGTGGCGGTCATGGCAGGTTGATCCGGCGTCGGCGATGAAGCAGGATGCGGCGCGAGGGACGGAAAGCCGTGGTTCTGGCCGGCTGCGACAGGCGCTGATTGTAGGAGAGGTGGCGCTGACGCTGATGCTGAGTGTGGGCGCGGTGCTGCTGGTTCGGCAATTGATGGCGCAGGCGCGCGTGGATCTCGGATTCGCCCCGGAGGGACTCGTGATGCTGGATACACATAAGATCGGCGCCATCGCCAGGCTGCGGCCTGAGCAGTTCTTTGGGCCTCATGCCGATCCGGCGGCCGTGCAGGCGGCTGGGCAGCATGATATGCACGAGCTGGAAACGGTGCTGGACGGGGTGCGGACGGTGCCAGGAGTGGGGAGCGTGGCCGCGGCTTCCGGCGCGCCCACGACGTCGATGATTCCAGACGTGGATTACGCAGTGCGTGGGGTAAACGAGTTCAAACCCGGAGCGGAACGCCTGCCGAATGCGAACATTCTGGGCGTCACTCCCAATTACCTGGAGACCATGCGGATTCCGGTGTTGCGAGGCCGAGGCATTGCGGATGCGGATCGCGCGGGCACCGAGAAGGTGGTGGTGATCAGCGAGTCGATGGCACGGCAGAGCTTTGCCGGGAAGGACCCGATCGGCAAGCAGATCACATGCGGGTGGGATTCGAATGGCGAGTGGTGGACGATTGTGGGCGTAGTGGGAGACGTGCGGCAGGATTCTCCGGCTTCAGTTCCCTATCCAACAATCTATGCGCCGATTTCGCAACATCCGCATACCTCCAACGATGTGCAGTTGATGGTGCGGACGCGCACAGACACCCGTGCGATGACAGCTGCGCTGATGCGGTATCTGAACAAGCAGTTTCCTCAGGTTGCGGTGAAGGGTGCGACGATGCGCGAGAATCTTGGCGAATCGCAGCGGGCGCAGCGGTTTCGGACGTTGCTGTTTGGAGGCTTTGCAGGGGTGAGCATTCTGCTGGCGATCACCGGGATGTACGGCGTGACGGCTTATACCGTGGCTGAGAGACGCTTCGAGTTCGCGCTGCGATTTGCGCTGGGTGCGCAGCGGGCACAGGTGCTCGCGTCCGTGCTCAAGGGTGCGCTTACGGTTGCGGCGGTTGGCGTAGCCGGCGGCGTTGCGTTGAGTCTGGCGTTGATGCGCGTGATCGACAGCCTGCTTGGCGAGATGCCCGCCTTTGACCCGGTTTCTTTTGTGATCGCGGCGGGCGGGGTCTTGTTGATTGCGCTTGCTGCGACGCTTCAACCTGCCTATCGGGCGGCTACGGTTGAGCCGATGCAGGTTTTGCGCGACGAATGA
- a CDS encoding beta-galactosidase, protein MRISLSSALLPALICALAQPMLCPAQTTTASQPPVFQNVLYGAAYYNEYMPADLQPGRLEKDVALMKDAGISVVRMGESTWSLWEPEDGHFEYAWMDRVVDAMGKAGIKVIMGTPTYSVPTWMVHEHPEVLARYQGADANTTYGMRQNMDTDNPTFRFYAERVIANMVAHYRDNPTVIGWQIDNETGSYGAYNPDVFTGFVNHLKQKFGTTDALNKAWFLNYWGEDVNGWENMPIPDRATSTSYKLEWSRWEQLRVADYLAWQAALVRQYRGPNQFVTHDFGGMMHTDRNEFEIAKSLDVVANNIYHGTQDHLDGAWQAEQSDFARSLKHGNFLVTETNAQTLGWDSAGQFPPYDGQMRLDVYGYLASGANMVEYWHWHSIHAGQETYWKGVLSHDLEPNRAYAEVSKTAHELEKIGPRLVDLKIKNQVAILYSVDSSNGITFMPYERGGSSGWVPGKAGDSYGGQIVQLHRALYDANVGADFVFPENADFSQYKLLIVPSLYVADDALLKKISDYVKGGGHVLMTFKSGFTNENDAVRWERAPGPLREAAGFNYQEFSNLEHPLALKGDPYHAGEENKVSAWAEFLQLEHAEALAYYDHPFFGKWPAITRNHYGSGELVYEGTQLSNALQAKVVLDCLKSAGLTSADQQLPASVHVKHGTNREGKQLHYYLNYSSANQTLKYPYAAGQDLLTGAAISPNQTLILKPWDLAIIEENK, encoded by the coding sequence ATGCGCATATCCCTGTCATCCGCCCTGCTCCCAGCCCTTATATGCGCGCTCGCGCAGCCCATGCTTTGCCCCGCGCAAACCACCACAGCCAGCCAGCCCCCTGTTTTCCAGAACGTCCTCTACGGCGCAGCCTATTACAACGAATACATGCCAGCCGATCTCCAGCCCGGTCGCCTTGAAAAGGACGTCGCCCTGATGAAAGACGCAGGCATCAGCGTCGTCCGCATGGGCGAGTCCACCTGGAGCCTCTGGGAGCCCGAAGACGGCCACTTCGAATACGCCTGGATGGACCGCGTCGTCGACGCCATGGGCAAGGCCGGCATCAAGGTCATCATGGGCACGCCGACCTACTCCGTTCCCACCTGGATGGTCCACGAGCATCCCGAAGTCCTCGCCCGCTACCAGGGCGCCGATGCCAACACCACCTACGGCATGCGCCAGAACATGGACACCGACAATCCCACCTTCCGCTTCTACGCCGAGCGCGTCATCGCCAACATGGTCGCGCATTACCGCGACAACCCCACCGTCATCGGCTGGCAGATCGACAACGAAACCGGCTCCTACGGGGCGTACAATCCAGACGTCTTCACCGGCTTCGTCAACCACCTCAAGCAGAAGTTCGGCACCACCGACGCGCTCAACAAAGCCTGGTTCCTCAACTACTGGGGCGAAGACGTCAACGGCTGGGAGAACATGCCCATCCCCGACCGCGCCACCAGCACCAGCTACAAGCTCGAATGGTCCCGCTGGGAGCAGCTCCGCGTCGCCGACTATCTCGCGTGGCAGGCCGCGCTCGTCCGCCAGTACCGCGGGCCAAATCAGTTCGTCACCCACGACTTCGGCGGCATGATGCACACCGACCGCAACGAATTCGAGATCGCCAAGTCCCTCGACGTCGTCGCCAACAACATCTACCACGGCACGCAGGATCATCTCGACGGCGCATGGCAGGCCGAGCAGAGCGACTTCGCCCGATCCCTCAAGCACGGCAACTTCCTCGTCACCGAAACCAACGCACAGACCCTCGGCTGGGACTCCGCCGGTCAATTCCCGCCCTACGACGGCCAGATGCGCCTCGACGTCTACGGCTATCTAGCCAGCGGAGCCAACATGGTCGAGTACTGGCACTGGCACTCCATCCACGCCGGGCAGGAGACGTACTGGAAAGGCGTCCTCAGTCACGATCTAGAACCCAACCGCGCCTACGCCGAAGTCTCAAAAACCGCCCACGAACTCGAAAAGATAGGCCCCAGACTCGTCGATCTCAAGATCAAAAATCAAGTCGCAATCCTCTACAGCGTCGACTCCTCCAACGGCATCACCTTCATGCCCTACGAACGCGGCGGCAGCAGCGGATGGGTCCCCGGCAAGGCAGGCGACAGCTACGGCGGCCAGATCGTCCAACTGCATCGCGCTCTCTACGACGCCAACGTAGGCGCGGACTTCGTATTCCCCGAAAACGCCGACTTCTCGCAATACAAGCTGCTAATCGTCCCATCTCTGTACGTCGCAGACGACGCGCTGCTGAAGAAAATCTCCGACTACGTCAAAGGCGGAGGCCATGTGCTGATGACCTTCAAAAGCGGATTCACCAACGAGAACGACGCCGTCCGCTGGGAACGCGCCCCGGGCCCGCTGCGCGAAGCCGCAGGCTTCAACTACCAGGAGTTCTCCAACCTCGAACATCCATTAGCGCTCAAAGGCGACCCATACCACGCAGGCGAAGAAAACAAAGTCAGCGCATGGGCCGAATTCCTGCAACTGGAGCACGCCGAAGCACTCGCCTACTACGATCACCCATTCTTCGGAAAATGGCCCGCCATCACGCGCAACCATTACGGCTCCGGCGAACTAGTCTACGAAGGCACGCAGCTCTCAAATGCACTGCAAGCCAAAGTCGTCCTCGACTGCCTCAAGAGCGCCGGCCTCACCAGTGCCGACCAGCAACTTCCCGCCTCAGTCCACGTCAAACACGGCACGAATCGCGAAGGAAAGCAACTGCATTACTACCTGAACTATTCCAGCGCCAACCAGACATTGAAGTACCCCTACGCCGCCGGACAAGACCTGCTAACCGGAGCCGCGATCTCACCGAATCAAACCCTTATCCTGAAGCCCTGGGATCTGGCCATTATCGAAGAGAACAAGTAG
- a CDS encoding Gfo/Idh/MocA family protein, whose amino-acid sequence MTILNRRNFLKAASVTAAGSLAGTKLLALAGREGGRPLAANDHIQLALIGAGIQGQGDTRTAIQVPGVKLVAVADCYQGRLDHSKELWGDDIFTTKHYEEILARKDVDAVLIATPDHWHKKAAIDAMTAGKDVYCEKPMIHLYSDGPEMIEAARSTGRIIQIGSQRVSSAVYAKAKELLAAGAIGELNLVNARWDRNSAMGAWNYTVPLDASPETCDWPRFLGTAPKIPWNAEHFFQWRKWKAYGSGVAGDLFVHLFSGTHFITGAKGPTRAVASGALRFWKDGRDVPDVMLGIFDYPEGFNLSLRVNFVDGGEESEGLIFTGSEGTMEIARNTVSVNRSPRQKGPNYTVFTYTEAMQKELIADYEKKYPRERETGALPLGSDSYVAPVGYSDSYDHFHNFFDSVRSRNPVVEDAVFGYRAAGAALLANLSYEKDAVVHWDPEKMKLV is encoded by the coding sequence ATGACTATCTTGAATCGCAGGAATTTTCTGAAAGCTGCAAGCGTTACTGCTGCCGGTTCTCTGGCTGGAACGAAGCTGTTGGCGCTTGCGGGACGTGAGGGCGGACGGCCCCTTGCGGCCAATGACCATATTCAACTGGCGCTGATCGGAGCCGGCATCCAGGGGCAGGGCGACACGCGAACGGCCATTCAAGTGCCCGGCGTGAAGCTGGTGGCTGTAGCCGATTGCTACCAGGGACGGCTCGACCACAGCAAGGAGCTGTGGGGCGACGATATCTTCACAACGAAGCATTATGAGGAGATATTGGCTCGCAAAGATGTGGACGCGGTGCTGATCGCCACTCCCGACCACTGGCATAAGAAGGCCGCGATCGATGCGATGACGGCGGGCAAGGACGTTTATTGCGAGAAGCCGATGATCCATCTCTACTCTGATGGACCGGAGATGATCGAGGCGGCTCGCTCGACGGGGCGGATTATTCAAATCGGTAGCCAGCGCGTGAGTTCGGCGGTATATGCCAAGGCGAAGGAGCTGCTGGCCGCTGGTGCGATTGGCGAACTGAACCTGGTGAATGCGCGCTGGGATCGCAACTCGGCGATGGGCGCGTGGAATTACACCGTGCCGCTGGATGCCTCGCCGGAGACATGCGACTGGCCGCGCTTTCTGGGGACGGCGCCGAAGATTCCGTGGAATGCCGAGCACTTCTTCCAATGGCGCAAGTGGAAGGCGTATGGAAGCGGCGTGGCGGGGGATCTCTTTGTACATCTCTTCAGCGGAACGCATTTCATCACTGGCGCAAAGGGTCCGACGCGAGCCGTGGCTTCAGGCGCGTTGCGATTCTGGAAGGATGGCCGCGATGTGCCAGATGTGATGCTGGGAATCTTCGACTACCCGGAAGGCTTTAACCTGAGCCTGCGCGTGAACTTCGTGGATGGCGGTGAAGAGAGCGAAGGGCTGATCTTCACCGGATCGGAAGGTACGATGGAGATTGCCCGAAATACGGTCAGCGTGAACCGTTCTCCGCGCCAGAAGGGTCCGAACTACACCGTCTTCACCTACACGGAGGCGATGCAGAAGGAGCTGATCGCGGATTACGAGAAGAAGTATCCGCGCGAGCGTGAGACGGGAGCGCTGCCGCTGGGTTCAGACAGCTATGTTGCGCCCGTGGGATACAGCGACAGCTACGACCACTTTCATAACTTCTTTGATTCGGTGCGCAGCCGCAATCCGGTAGTTGAGGACGCAGTCTTCGGCTACCGCGCGGCAGGTGCGGCTCTGCTTGCCAATCTCAGCTATGAGAAGGATGCTGTGGTGCATTGGGACCCGGAGAAGATGAAGCTGGTTTAA
- a CDS encoding nucleoside permease has product MNWTIRGRLGLMMFLEYFIWGAWYVTLNTWLSTSLHFSGTQLGVAAGVTTIGAMVSPFFVGLVADRLFAIQGLLAVMHGLGAILLFLASTQTSFTPFYWVILLYSLCYMPTMALTNALAFRQMREPQTEFGPIRVLGTAGWIVAGLLVGNLHIEPTKIPMQIAAASSLLMALYCLTLPNTPPLGRATKVTLSSVFPIEAIKLLGNRSMAVFAIASFLICIPLQFYYAFTNLYLNQIGVDNAASKMAGGQISELACMLLIPWFFRRLGVKYMLVAGMSAWAIRYVFFAFGNSGSAMWMLWAGILMHGICYDFFFVTGQIYIDRKADVKLRAAAQGLMTFLTYGAGMFVGSWLSGAVVQRYTVGMLADGAGHDWRSIWLFPAIMSVVILVLFLFTFSDRTKARVAESAELASQATS; this is encoded by the coding sequence ATGAACTGGACAATTAGGGGCCGTCTGGGCCTGATGATGTTCCTGGAGTATTTCATCTGGGGCGCGTGGTACGTCACGCTGAATACATGGCTTTCTACCTCGCTTCATTTCTCAGGAACGCAGTTGGGCGTCGCTGCCGGAGTCACCACGATTGGCGCGATGGTATCGCCGTTCTTTGTTGGACTGGTGGCGGACCGGCTGTTTGCGATACAGGGTTTATTGGCGGTAATGCATGGGCTGGGGGCGATTCTTCTCTTTCTGGCCTCGACGCAGACGAGCTTTACGCCGTTTTACTGGGTGATTCTGCTGTATTCGCTGTGCTACATGCCTACGATGGCGCTCACCAATGCGCTGGCCTTCCGCCAGATGCGGGAGCCGCAGACAGAGTTTGGCCCGATTCGCGTGCTTGGCACGGCTGGCTGGATTGTTGCGGGACTGCTGGTCGGCAACCTGCATATTGAGCCGACAAAGATTCCGATGCAAATTGCAGCGGCATCTTCGCTGCTGATGGCGTTGTACTGCCTCACGCTTCCAAATACGCCTCCGCTGGGCCGGGCGACGAAGGTCACGCTTTCTTCAGTCTTTCCGATCGAAGCGATCAAGCTGCTGGGAAACCGGTCGATGGCGGTCTTTGCGATTGCGTCTTTTCTGATCTGCATTCCGCTGCAGTTTTACTATGCTTTCACCAATCTCTATCTCAATCAGATCGGTGTCGACAACGCAGCGAGCAAGATGGCGGGCGGGCAGATTTCGGAGTTGGCGTGCATGCTGCTGATCCCGTGGTTCTTTCGCCGGCTGGGAGTGAAGTACATGCTGGTGGCGGGCATGTCGGCGTGGGCTATACGGTATGTGTTCTTTGCCTTTGGCAACTCGGGCTCAGCGATGTGGATGTTGTGGGCGGGGATTCTGATGCATGGCATCTGCTACGACTTCTTCTTTGTCACCGGCCAGATCTATATCGACCGCAAGGCGGACGTGAAGCTGCGCGCGGCGGCGCAGGGCCTGATGACTTTCCTGACGTATGGCGCGGGAATGTTTGTCGGTTCGTGGCTCTCGGGTGCGGTGGTGCAGCGTTACACCGTGGGAATGCTTGCCGATGGCGCCGGACACGACTGGCGCTCAATCTGGCTCTTCCCGGCGATTATGTCGGTTGTGATTCTGGTGCTGTTCCTTTTCACCTTCTCTGACCGGACAAAAGCTCGTGTGGCGGAGAGCGCAGAGCTGGCATCGCAGGCTACTTCCTGA
- a CDS encoding sugar phosphate isomerase/epimerase family protein: MNSLSRRRFIAGAGKAGAAAVAASMMPRAMWGNPVGLPLGIQLYTVSKSLQEDIPGTLKQLHDTGYREVETAGLVKHTAKEFRAFLDDAGLRCPSSHLQLAGDNLDEQFADANALGAHYAVTSVLRSFSPAEVKALTSTAATPAAGSSAPPKHPPMQPLGLDGFKKTAARMNEVGKQAKAAGLQYAYHNHNFEFEKMPDGSYGYDVLVKETDPDLVKFEVDCGWMVVAGADPVAYFHNFPGRFRMLHIKDFQPVPKPTTALGGPERPKGADLGTGFVQYTKIFGAAKAAGIEHIFVEQEAPFPVSQMDSAKADYVFLQKFS; this comes from the coding sequence ATGAATTCCCTATCGAGACGAAGGTTTATTGCAGGCGCAGGCAAGGCTGGCGCGGCGGCTGTTGCGGCATCAATGATGCCGCGAGCCATGTGGGGTAACCCTGTTGGATTGCCTCTCGGTATTCAGCTTTACACCGTCAGCAAGTCATTGCAGGAAGATATTCCCGGTACGCTCAAGCAGTTGCATGACACCGGCTATCGCGAGGTGGAGACAGCGGGTCTGGTGAAGCATACTGCGAAGGAGTTTCGCGCTTTTCTGGACGATGCGGGGTTGAGGTGTCCGAGTTCGCACCTTCAACTCGCGGGCGACAATCTTGATGAGCAGTTTGCCGATGCGAACGCTTTGGGAGCGCACTATGCGGTGACTTCTGTGCTGCGGAGTTTCAGCCCGGCGGAGGTCAAGGCGCTTACGTCCACGGCCGCGACGCCTGCGGCTGGAAGCAGCGCGCCGCCGAAGCATCCTCCGATGCAGCCGCTTGGGCTGGATGGCTTCAAGAAGACCGCGGCGCGGATGAATGAGGTCGGCAAGCAGGCCAAGGCCGCCGGATTGCAGTATGCCTATCACAACCATAACTTCGAGTTTGAGAAAATGCCCGATGGCAGCTATGGGTATGACGTGCTGGTGAAGGAGACCGATCCGGATCTGGTGAAGTTTGAGGTCGATTGCGGCTGGATGGTGGTTGCCGGGGCCGATCCGGTGGCTTACTTCCATAACTTTCCGGGACGCTTTCGTATGCTGCACATCAAGGATTTTCAACCTGTTCCGAAGCCGACGACCGCGCTAGGCGGGCCGGAACGGCCGAAGGGCGCGGATCTGGGCACCGGATTTGTTCAATATACGAAGATCTTTGGCGCTGCGAAGGCTGCGGGCATCGAACATATCTTTGTCGAGCAGGAGGCTCCGTTCCCGGTCTCGCAGATGGATTCGGCCAAGGCCGACTATGTCTTTCTTCAGAAATTCAGTTAG
- a CDS encoding alpha/beta hydrolase, which produces MRNRFPILAAAAASLIACLPLESSAQNPVWPPSPDHTTINIWPNAIPDPVPTKGPEADLTTPKDNLIAGRPLMHLGNVSTPTITLYPPKGENTGAAVVVFPGGGYNILAIDLEGTEVCDWLTKEGIACVLVKYRVPNTGPYPKSPAALEDAQRSVGLVRSHAADWHIDPDRIGVLGFSAGAHLAAALSTHYDKRLYQPIDAADQLSCRPNFAVLVYPGYLADAEQSFLDKLDIHPNAQTPPAFIVQAEDDPVHIENSTTYFLALKNAKVPAELHIYAQGGHGFGLRRRADTPATTWPDSVDIWLHTIHMLNP; this is translated from the coding sequence ATGCGCAATCGCTTCCCCATCCTCGCGGCAGCAGCTGCCAGTCTGATCGCCTGCCTGCCCTTAGAAAGCTCCGCTCAGAACCCGGTATGGCCGCCGTCGCCGGACCATACAACGATAAATATCTGGCCAAATGCCATCCCCGACCCAGTCCCGACCAAAGGCCCCGAGGCCGACCTGACCACCCCGAAAGACAACCTGATCGCCGGCCGCCCCCTGATGCATCTGGGCAATGTTTCCACTCCCACCATCACCCTCTACCCACCCAAAGGCGAGAACACCGGAGCTGCCGTCGTAGTCTTTCCCGGCGGCGGATACAACATCCTGGCCATTGACCTCGAAGGCACGGAAGTCTGCGACTGGCTCACCAAAGAGGGAATCGCCTGCGTCCTGGTGAAGTACCGCGTCCCCAACACCGGCCCGTATCCGAAATCCCCGGCCGCCCTCGAAGACGCGCAACGCTCCGTCGGTCTGGTCCGCTCGCATGCCGCCGACTGGCACATCGATCCCGACCGTATCGGCGTCCTCGGCTTCTCCGCTGGAGCGCATCTCGCCGCAGCCCTCAGCACCCACTATGACAAGCGGCTCTACCAGCCAATCGATGCCGCCGACCAGCTAAGCTGCCGCCCCAACTTCGCGGTCCTCGTTTACCCCGGCTACCTGGCCGATGCCGAACAGAGCTTCCTCGACAAGCTGGACATTCACCCCAATGCCCAGACGCCGCCCGCATTCATCGTGCAGGCCGAAGACGACCCTGTCCATATCGAGAACTCGACGACCTACTTCCTCGCTCTCAAGAACGCCAAGGTTCCCGCCGAACTCCACATTTACGCCCAGGGCGGGCACGGCTTTGGACTGCGCCGCCGCGCCGATACCCCCGCCACCACTTGGCCCGACAGCGTGGATATCTGGCTGCACACCATCCACATGCTCAATCCGTAA